A genomic segment from Cyanobium sp. NIES-981 encodes:
- a CDS encoding DUF3136 domain-containing protein, with protein MGSEAKLTIGELEAGYPTYCKALRMLIKNGKSLEAIQRTICWDRLTLLQKSLPTRYKSPDYLYALLKREVEQMAA; from the coding sequence ATGGGCAGTGAGGCCAAACTCACGATCGGAGAACTGGAAGCGGGCTATCCCACGTACTGCAAGGCACTGCGGATGCTGATCAAGAACGGGAAGTCCCTGGAGGCGATTCAGCGCACCATCTGCTGGGACCGCCTCACCCTCCTGCAGAAGAGCCTGCCGACCCGCTACAAGTCGCCCGACTACCTCTACGCCCTGCTGAAACGGGAAGTGGAGCAGATGGCCGCCTGA
- a CDS encoding FAD/NAD(P)-binding oxidoreductase, whose product MPHHQILIVGGGAAGITVGAQLKRARNPLEVAILEPADEHYYQPGWTLVGGGVFSMAETRRAEGDVMPAGVTWIREAAAGFSPERGVVSTTGGQEISYDVLIVATGLKLCWDRIQGLPEALGKGGVCSNYSREFAPYTWEAIQAFQGGSDGAGNAVFTCPPMPIKCPGAPQKIAYMADDVFRKKGLQARVIYATATPGIFGVPTYAAPLRDVVKRHGIDARYNHVLTEVRADSREAVFEVKDGDTSRQEVIPYGLLHVTPPMAAPDVVAASPLAAASGFVEVDKFTLQHVRYPNVFSLGDVSGIPNSKTAAAVRGEAPVVVANLLAHLDGRPLEAAYDGYSCCPLITGYGKVIMAEFNYEQQPVPSFPLDPTKERWSMWFVKRKILPSLYWNRMLAGAQHERRFIPGVKR is encoded by the coding sequence ATGCCTCACCACCAGATCCTGATCGTCGGCGGCGGCGCGGCCGGCATCACCGTGGGCGCCCAGCTGAAGCGGGCCCGCAACCCCCTCGAGGTGGCCATCCTGGAGCCCGCCGACGAGCACTACTACCAGCCGGGCTGGACCCTGGTGGGTGGCGGGGTGTTCAGCATGGCGGAGACCCGCCGGGCCGAAGGCGATGTGATGCCGGCAGGCGTCACCTGGATCCGTGAAGCTGCTGCCGGGTTCTCCCCGGAGCGCGGGGTGGTGAGCACCACCGGAGGCCAGGAGATCAGCTACGACGTGCTGATCGTGGCCACCGGCCTCAAACTCTGCTGGGACAGGATCCAGGGGCTGCCCGAAGCCCTCGGCAAGGGCGGGGTGTGCAGCAACTATTCCCGCGAGTTCGCCCCCTACACCTGGGAAGCGATCCAGGCCTTCCAGGGGGGCAGTGACGGCGCCGGCAATGCGGTGTTCACCTGCCCGCCCATGCCGATCAAGTGCCCGGGGGCACCGCAGAAGATCGCCTACATGGCGGACGACGTGTTCAGGAAGAAGGGGCTGCAGGCCCGCGTGATCTACGCCACCGCCACCCCGGGCATCTTCGGCGTGCCCACCTACGCCGCCCCGCTGCGGGACGTGGTGAAGCGGCACGGCATCGATGCCCGCTACAACCATGTGCTCACCGAGGTGCGCGCGGACAGCCGCGAGGCGGTGTTCGAGGTGAAGGACGGCGACACCAGCCGCCAGGAGGTGATCCCCTACGGCCTGCTGCATGTCACCCCGCCGATGGCGGCGCCCGATGTGGTGGCCGCCAGTCCGCTGGCCGCCGCCAGCGGCTTCGTGGAGGTGGACAAGTTCACCCTGCAGCACGTGCGCTACCCCAACGTGTTCTCCCTCGGGGATGTGAGCGGCATTCCCAACTCCAAGACCGCCGCCGCCGTGCGCGGCGAGGCCCCCGTGGTGGTGGCCAACCTGCTGGCCCACCTGGACGGCAGGCCCCTGGAGGCGGCCTACGACGGCTACAGCTGCTGCCCGCTGATCACCGGCTACGGCAAGGTGATCATGGCCGAGTTCAACTACGAACAGCAGCCGGTGCCCTCCTTCCCGCTCGACCCCACCAAGGAGCGCTGGAGCATGTGGTTCGTGAAGCGCAAGATCCTGCCCTCCCTCTACTGGAACCGGATGCTCGCCGGAGCCCAGCACGAGCGCCGCTTCATTCCCGGCGTGAAGCGCTAG
- a CDS encoding acetate/propionate family kinase — MPAPIPPALVLVVNAGSSSLKASLVDGRGQRPWQQQRSLDPGAAGGVEALLEGWLLPEITPWLPRLERIAHRVVHGGERFTAPTALTPAVVEALEALVPLAPLHNAAALEAIRWFSAWGEAQAPGLRQWACFDTGFHATLPEAARTYAIPAGWRAAGLRRFGFHGLSHQHVAEQVAVLRPGARRLISCHLGAGCSLCAIRLDPSTGPRSVATTMGFTPLEGLVMASRSGSVDPGLLLHQLRQGLTPEAIDEALQCHSGLLGLSELSGDMRTLRQAAAQGHQGAQLALAVFRQRLLEGIGAMAACLQGVEVIALTGGIGEHDQSLVGELGAALGWLEPFTLLQVSADEEGLMARLCREAG; from the coding sequence ATGCCCGCCCCGATCCCCCCAGCGCTGGTGCTGGTGGTGAATGCCGGCAGCTCCAGCCTCAAGGCCTCGCTGGTGGATGGCCGCGGCCAGCGTCCCTGGCAGCAGCAGCGCTCCCTGGATCCCGGGGCTGCCGGAGGGGTTGAGGCGCTGCTGGAGGGGTGGCTGCTGCCGGAGATCACCCCCTGGCTGCCCCGGCTGGAGCGGATCGCCCACCGGGTGGTGCATGGCGGGGAGCGCTTCACGGCCCCCACAGCCCTCACCCCCGCCGTGGTCGAGGCCCTCGAAGCTCTGGTGCCGCTGGCCCCGCTCCACAACGCCGCAGCACTGGAGGCCATCCGCTGGTTCAGCGCCTGGGGCGAGGCGCAGGCCCCGGGCCTGCGCCAGTGGGCCTGTTTCGACACCGGCTTCCACGCCACCCTGCCGGAGGCGGCGCGCACCTACGCCATCCCGGCCGGGTGGCGGGCCGCCGGCCTGCGGCGCTTCGGCTTCCATGGTCTCAGCCACCAGCATGTGGCGGAACAGGTGGCGGTGCTCCGGCCCGGCGCACGCCGGCTGATCAGCTGCCATCTCGGCGCGGGCTGTTCCCTCTGCGCCATCCGCCTCGATCCCTCAACCGGTCCCCGCAGCGTGGCCACCACCATGGGATTCACCCCCCTGGAGGGTCTGGTGATGGCCAGCCGCAGCGGCAGCGTCGATCCCGGGCTGTTGCTGCACCAGCTGCGGCAGGGGCTGACTCCGGAGGCCATCGATGAGGCGCTCCAGTGCCACAGCGGCCTGCTGGGGCTTTCGGAGCTCAGTGGCGACATGCGCACCCTGCGGCAGGCGGCTGCGCAGGGGCACCAGGGTGCCCAGCTGGCGCTGGCGGTGTTCCGGCAGCGGTTGCTGGAAGGGATCGGGGCCATGGCCGCCTGCCTCCAGGGTGTGGAGGTGATCGCCCTGACAGGCGGCATCGGCGAGCACGACCAGTCCCTGGTCGGGGAACTCGGCGCGGCCCTCGGCTGGCTGGAGCCCTTCACCCTGCTGCAGGTGAGCGCCGATGAAGAGGGGCTGATGGCCCGGCTCTGCCGTGAGGCTGGCTAG
- a CDS encoding Na/Pi cotransporter family protein produces the protein MSPGTTLLNAAGGLGLFLLGMALMTEGLRNLAGHRLRQALLRFTRSPWSGACSGALTTAIVQSSSATTVMTVGFVSAGLLSFQAAVGIILGANVGSTGLGWLVALLGIKLNLQRLMLPLVLVGACLRLLGRARQAQAGLALAGFALLFIGIGGLQEAMAGHGLLLDPARFDAEQLTGRFQLLLLGLLTTVITQSSGAGVATALAAIGAGAIAVPQACALVIGMDLGTTVTALIAAMGAGLGARRTAAAHVAFNLFTALLAFTLLPLYLLGLRQGWPAFLARDPEFALTAFHTGFNVAGVLLILPFASGFAGLIRRLVPPSRDRPTEELTDTPPKDPMLAVDQASTVLGQSFVALLTGLRQALTQPQTTSAALVRETGLGETDLERLELFVDQVELPGLPHPVSARLLHLLHGLDHLQRLHERCTEEEQRRQAVATAPALQRERDLLLHGLDALIPLLGQGSWQAAGPVADACARRLHRRVDPFRQEVMERIAAGSLDVEEGTALLEAMRWLRRVSQHLQRICHHLVEVMGPGPPAPLDGARAT, from the coding sequence ATGTCCCCAGGCACCACCCTGCTGAATGCCGCCGGCGGACTCGGGCTGTTCCTGCTGGGCATGGCGCTGATGACCGAGGGGTTGCGGAACCTGGCCGGGCACCGGCTCCGCCAGGCCTTGCTGCGCTTCACCCGCTCACCCTGGAGCGGCGCCTGCAGCGGGGCCCTCACCACGGCCATCGTGCAGTCGTCCAGCGCCACCACGGTGATGACGGTGGGCTTCGTGAGCGCCGGGCTGCTGAGCTTCCAGGCGGCTGTGGGCATCATCCTCGGGGCCAACGTGGGCAGCACGGGGCTGGGCTGGCTGGTGGCCCTGCTGGGGATCAAGCTCAACCTGCAGCGCCTCATGCTGCCGCTGGTGCTGGTGGGTGCCTGCCTGCGCCTGCTGGGCCGCGCCCGTCAGGCCCAGGCCGGCCTGGCGCTGGCGGGCTTCGCGCTCCTGTTCATCGGGATCGGCGGGCTGCAGGAGGCCATGGCGGGGCATGGCCTGCTCCTGGATCCGGCCCGCTTCGACGCCGAGCAGCTGACGGGGCGGTTCCAGCTGCTTCTGCTCGGCCTGCTCACCACGGTGATCACCCAGTCCTCCGGGGCTGGGGTGGCCACCGCGCTGGCCGCGATCGGAGCCGGTGCCATCGCCGTGCCCCAGGCCTGCGCGCTGGTGATCGGCATGGACCTGGGCACCACCGTGACCGCCCTGATCGCGGCGATGGGCGCAGGGCTCGGGGCCCGGCGCACCGCCGCGGCCCACGTGGCGTTCAACCTGTTCACGGCCCTGCTGGCCTTCACGCTGCTGCCGCTGTACCTGCTGGGCCTCCGGCAGGGGTGGCCGGCGTTCCTGGCGCGCGATCCGGAGTTCGCCCTCACCGCCTTCCACACCGGCTTCAACGTGGCCGGGGTGCTGCTGATCCTGCCCTTCGCCTCCGGCTTCGCCGGCCTGATCCGCCGCCTGGTGCCCCCCAGCCGCGACCGCCCCACCGAGGAGCTGACCGACACGCCACCCAAGGATCCGATGCTGGCCGTCGACCAGGCCTCCACCGTGCTGGGCCAGTCCTTCGTGGCCCTCCTCACCGGGCTGCGCCAGGCCCTGACCCAACCGCAGACCACCTCGGCCGCCCTCGTGCGGGAGACGGGACTCGGTGAGACCGACCTGGAGCGCCTGGAACTCTTCGTGGACCAGGTGGAGCTGCCGGGGCTGCCCCACCCCGTGAGCGCCAGGCTGCTGCATCTCTTGCATGGTCTCGACCACCTGCAGCGGCTGCATGAGCGCTGCACCGAGGAAGAACAGCGCCGGCAGGCCGTGGCCACGGCGCCCGCCCTGCAGCGGGAACGGGACCTGCTGCTCCACGGCCTGGACGCCTTGATTCCCCTGCTGGGGCAGGGATCGTGGCAGGCGGCCGGTCCCGTGGCCGATGCCTGCGCCCGGCGACTGCACCGCCGGGTGGATCCGTTCCGGCAGGAGGTGATGGAGCGGATCGCCGCGGGATCCCTCGATGTGGAGGAGGGCACAGCGCTGCTGGAGGCGATGCGCTGGCTGCGGCGGGTGAGCCAGCATCTGCAGCGGATCTGCCATCACCTGGTGGAGGTGATGGGGCCGGGTCCCCCTGCCCCCCTGGACGGGGCCAGAGCAACGTGA
- a CDS encoding CHAD domain-containing protein — protein MARPVTPLPAPAGGAGPGARSSGEHLHGLLSAQARRLVKLQPKVLESRDTEPLHQMRVAMRRLRTCLIQFEPALVMPPQVSAGALARSGQRLGMARDLDVLQERLETRLLAHLPTEEVHQLAPVIKRLRRQRHKAQKPLRRELTGGSYRPMGQALEGWLRDPRFTPLGERPLVEWLVEWQWPWLGQLLLHPAWWVEEPAGGAAAKQLHDLRKGLKGARYRLENLQPLAGATAGHWLEQLKQAQELLGDLHDIAVLRQVIESRLKGPLSRRLPRLHALLQQQQAASWASWRLLAERLLGFPQRRQLLQGLLLDPDHLDL, from the coding sequence ATGGCCAGGCCTGTCACACCGCTCCCTGCTCCGGCAGGGGGTGCCGGGCCGGGGGCCCGCAGCAGCGGCGAGCACCTGCATGGGCTCCTGAGCGCTCAGGCCAGGCGCCTGGTGAAGCTCCAGCCCAAGGTGCTGGAGTCTCGGGACACCGAGCCCCTGCATCAGATGCGGGTGGCGATGCGTCGCCTGCGCACCTGCCTGATCCAGTTCGAGCCGGCCCTGGTGATGCCCCCGCAGGTGTCTGCCGGCGCACTGGCCCGATCAGGCCAGCGCCTCGGCATGGCCCGCGACCTGGACGTGCTGCAGGAACGGCTGGAGACCCGGCTGCTGGCGCATCTGCCCACCGAGGAGGTGCACCAGCTCGCCCCTGTGATCAAGCGGCTGCGGCGGCAACGGCACAAGGCCCAGAAGCCACTGCGGCGCGAGCTCACCGGCGGCAGCTACCGGCCCATGGGCCAGGCCCTGGAGGGCTGGCTGCGGGACCCCCGCTTCACCCCGCTGGGCGAGCGGCCGCTGGTGGAGTGGCTGGTGGAGTGGCAGTGGCCCTGGCTCGGCCAACTGCTGCTGCATCCGGCCTGGTGGGTGGAGGAGCCCGCCGGTGGAGCCGCGGCCAAGCAGCTCCACGACCTGCGCAAGGGCCTCAAGGGAGCGCGCTACCGGCTGGAAAACCTCCAGCCGCTGGCTGGCGCCACCGCCGGCCACTGGCTGGAGCAGCTCAAACAGGCCCAGGAGCTGCTCGGAGACCTCCATGATATCGCCGTGCTGCGGCAGGTGATCGAGTCCCGGCTCAAGGGCCCCCTGTCCCGGCGGCTGCCCCGGCTCCACGCCCTGCTCCAGCAGCAGCAGGCCGCCAGCTGGGCCAGCTGGCGGTTGCTCGCCGAGCGGCTGCTGGGCTTCCCGCAGCGCCGCCAGCTGCTGCAGGGGCTGCTGCTGGATCCAGACCACCTGGACCTGTAG
- a CDS encoding iron uptake porin produces the protein MKFFQRLLVAPAALGLLAPVAANASEVRAELNLDGVNQYASQEQVTSISQFSDVQPTSWAYQALSNLIERYGCVAGYPDGTYRGQKAMTRFEAAALLNACLDRVTEVTDELKRLMAEFEKELAVLKGRVDGLEAKVGELEATQFSTTTKLKGEVSMILGGMPDFDNVDGADPDQTTFNYDVRLNFDTSFSGKDLLRTRLRAGNFSSLPFGSSSQIFTLDKATGTDDSVKIDRLFYDFPVGESFNLTVGALVRNTEMIAFLPSAYKSSILDYFGLAGASGTYNKATGAGAGFRWKQNVEKGRPYATFSANYVSSSGFADSSIGAFSEDSGINALAQLGVKAPNWGAAVAYRYGSEASRIRNPNFSGTVLSGEDTNSVAVGAYWQPSDSGWIPSISLGYGYNDGSGGFPDSQSWMVGFQWDDAFAKGNAAGFAFGMPPFVDGDEGDEAWLYEIFYKFQVTDNISITPALFYGTNAASNGGDDAWGGVIQTTFKF, from the coding sequence ATGAAATTCTTCCAGCGCCTGCTGGTGGCCCCTGCGGCCCTTGGTCTGCTGGCCCCCGTGGCCGCCAACGCTTCCGAGGTGAGGGCCGAGCTCAACCTGGACGGCGTCAACCAGTACGCCTCCCAGGAGCAAGTCACCAGCATCTCCCAGTTCTCGGACGTGCAGCCCACCAGCTGGGCCTACCAGGCACTGTCCAACCTGATCGAGCGCTACGGCTGCGTGGCCGGCTACCCCGACGGCACCTACCGCGGGCAGAAGGCCATGACCCGTTTCGAGGCCGCCGCGCTGCTCAACGCCTGCCTCGATCGCGTCACCGAGGTGACCGACGAGCTCAAGCGCCTGATGGCCGAGTTCGAGAAGGAGCTCGCCGTGCTCAAGGGCCGCGTCGATGGCCTCGAGGCCAAGGTGGGTGAACTGGAGGCCACCCAGTTCTCCACCACCACCAAGCTGAAGGGCGAGGTGAGCATGATCCTTGGCGGCATGCCCGACTTCGACAATGTGGATGGCGCCGATCCGGACCAGACCACCTTCAACTACGACGTGCGGCTGAATTTCGACACCAGCTTCAGCGGCAAGGACCTGCTCCGCACCCGTCTGCGCGCCGGCAACTTCAGCTCCCTGCCCTTCGGCAGCAGCTCCCAGATCTTCACCCTCGACAAGGCCACCGGCACGGATGATTCCGTGAAGATCGATCGTCTGTTCTACGACTTCCCCGTGGGTGAGTCGTTCAACCTCACGGTGGGCGCCCTGGTGCGCAACACCGAGATGATCGCCTTCCTGCCCAGCGCCTACAAGTCGAGCATTCTCGATTACTTCGGCCTGGCTGGCGCCTCCGGCACCTACAACAAGGCCACCGGCGCCGGCGCCGGCTTCCGCTGGAAGCAGAACGTGGAGAAGGGCCGCCCCTACGCCACCTTCTCCGCCAACTACGTGTCCAGCTCAGGCTTTGCTGATTCCAGCATCGGTGCCTTCAGCGAAGACAGCGGCATCAACGCCCTGGCCCAGCTGGGTGTGAAAGCTCCGAACTGGGGTGCTGCCGTGGCCTACCGCTACGGCTCCGAGGCCTCCCGGATCCGCAACCCCAATTTCTCCGGCACCGTGCTCAGCGGTGAGGACACCAACAGTGTGGCCGTGGGTGCCTACTGGCAGCCCTCCGACTCCGGCTGGATCCCCTCGATCAGCCTGGGCTACGGCTACAACGACGGCAGCGGCGGCTTCCCCGATTCCCAGTCCTGGATGGTGGGCTTCCAGTGGGATGACGCCTTCGCCAAGGGCAACGCCGCCGGCTTCGCCTTCGGCATGCCGCCCTTCGTGGATGGCGATGAGGGCGATGAGGCCTGGCTGTACGAGATCTTCTACAAGTTCCAGGTCACCGACAACATCTCCATCACCCCTGCCCTCTTCTACGGCACCAATGCGGCCTCCAACGGCGGCGACGATGCCTGGGGCGGCGTGATTCAGACCACCTTCAAGTTCTGA
- the pstS gene encoding phosphate ABC transporter substrate-binding protein PstS produces MSFAKKAPLYGAAALALSGMAAGSAGLAGATLNGAGASFPAPFYQAAFASAAKQGIRVNYQSVGSGAGVRQFIAGTVDFGATDEPIKAAEASQVKRGVVQFPAVGGTIAIAYNNPSCKGLKLSQKQAVDVFLGKIKTWEQLKCGKGTINVVHRSDGSGTTFAFTNSLSAFSPEWKSKVGEGKSVKWPVGVGGKGNEGVAGILQNTPGSIGYVNQAFVKGKLKAAALQNKAGKYVLPNVKSGAAALNNIKLDGNLAGENPNPAGADSYPISTLTWILAYQKGNGAKAGEIRKAMTHLLGPAQSRADDLGYVPLKGNILNAAKKAVGRIGT; encoded by the coding sequence ATGTCCTTCGCGAAGAAGGCCCCCCTGTACGGAGCCGCTGCCCTCGCCCTCTCCGGCATGGCCGCCGGCAGTGCAGGCCTGGCCGGCGCCACCCTCAACGGCGCTGGTGCCAGCTTTCCCGCCCCCTTCTATCAGGCCGCCTTCGCCTCGGCGGCGAAGCAGGGAATCCGTGTGAATTATCAGTCGGTGGGATCCGGCGCCGGCGTGCGCCAGTTCATCGCCGGCACCGTGGATTTCGGTGCCACCGATGAACCGATCAAGGCCGCAGAAGCGAGCCAGGTGAAGCGGGGCGTGGTGCAGTTCCCCGCCGTGGGTGGCACCATCGCCATCGCCTACAACAACCCCAGCTGCAAGGGGCTCAAGCTCAGCCAGAAGCAGGCTGTGGACGTGTTCCTGGGCAAGATCAAGACCTGGGAGCAATTGAAATGCGGCAAGGGCACCATCAATGTGGTGCACCGCTCCGACGGCAGCGGCACCACCTTCGCCTTCACCAATTCGCTCTCCGCCTTCTCGCCGGAATGGAAGAGCAAGGTGGGGGAGGGCAAGAGCGTGAAATGGCCCGTGGGTGTGGGCGGCAAGGGCAACGAGGGCGTGGCTGGCATCCTCCAGAACACCCCGGGCTCGATCGGCTACGTGAACCAGGCCTTCGTGAAGGGCAAGCTCAAGGCGGCAGCGCTGCAGAACAAGGCCGGCAAGTATGTGCTGCCGAATGTGAAGAGCGGTGCCGCAGCTCTGAACAACATCAAGCTGGACGGCAACCTCGCGGGTGAAAATCCCAACCCTGCCGGGGCCGACAGCTACCCGATCTCCACCCTCACCTGGATCCTGGCCTACCAGAAAGGCAACGGTGCCAAGGCCGGCGAGATCCGCAAGGCCATGACCCATCTGCTGGGGCCCGCCCAGAGCCGGGCCGATGATCTGGGCTATGTGCCGCTGAAAGGCAACATCCTCAACGCCGCCAAGAAGGCAGTGGGCCGGATCGGCACCTAG
- a CDS encoding glycosyltransferase family 39 protein: MRRSGLILLVMAVVLVVLFWGSNILYPLDKTESLQLDIARTMHAEHSLVVPRVSGGPYFDKPPLPYWVAWPVFQFFPAEPWLARLGAAVASSLGVLATVLLVRHQGGCDTESPRRSLRRALLAGLILACLPGYAAFAHVAVHDSYITTCITVAAAGLYVLLFGQPHPALGPRRLAVIVGLAMGLGFLAKGLLAWGLPVAVVLAFTALTRQGGLLLRRLPQLLLSAALAVALPLPWLLAALHEAGPAFIAGFLGRSNLARVTSTVDGHRGPWFYYLPVVLLLSFPWGLLAIPNRARWRQLAGQARRRHPSERSADLQLFALVWLVLTVLLLSVASTKLPHYILSCLPPLAILAAFNLVPEPPTGTARQESYSRSSRFYGLLGAGTAGVLAAGGLVFAPVAARLIKPDRVFPDYTAALVAHLEGAPLRGLLVLMAAAVVGVLIWIPQRRTALVTAWTLVAVLNFSTLVPGVASVYRQHRQAAILELADAVAQHTTPGVPIVILGKSYHSVALRSGHPILRLDGWPEVVALQRSTHGHAFDRGLVVVAPRHRMLTEPQVREAGLRVAGVDQRQNLLAVRLRSAGPARS; the protein is encoded by the coding sequence TTGCGCCGAAGCGGCCTGATCCTGCTGGTGATGGCGGTCGTGCTGGTGGTGTTGTTCTGGGGCAGCAACATTCTCTATCCGCTGGATAAGACGGAATCGCTCCAGCTGGATATCGCACGCACCATGCATGCCGAGCACAGCCTCGTGGTGCCGCGCGTCAGCGGCGGGCCTTACTTCGACAAGCCGCCGCTGCCCTACTGGGTGGCCTGGCCGGTGTTCCAGTTCTTTCCAGCGGAACCGTGGCTGGCGCGCCTGGGGGCCGCCGTGGCCAGCAGTCTCGGTGTTCTGGCCACGGTGCTTCTGGTGCGCCACCAGGGGGGGTGCGACACGGAGTCACCGCGTCGCTCCCTGCGCCGGGCCCTGCTGGCGGGCCTGATCCTGGCCTGCTTGCCGGGCTACGCCGCCTTTGCCCATGTGGCCGTGCACGACAGCTACATCACCACCTGCATCACGGTGGCGGCGGCCGGCCTGTATGTCCTGCTGTTCGGGCAGCCCCACCCTGCCCTGGGCCCCCGCAGGCTGGCCGTGATCGTGGGTCTGGCCATGGGCCTGGGCTTCCTGGCCAAGGGGCTGCTGGCCTGGGGCCTGCCGGTGGCCGTGGTGCTGGCCTTCACGGCACTCACCCGCCAGGGCGGGCTGCTGCTGCGCCGGCTGCCTCAGCTGCTGCTGAGTGCCGCCCTGGCCGTGGCGCTGCCCCTTCCCTGGCTCCTGGCCGCTCTCCATGAGGCCGGACCGGCCTTCATCGCCGGCTTCCTGGGTCGCAGCAACCTGGCCCGCGTCACCAGCACCGTGGACGGCCACAGGGGGCCCTGGTTCTACTACCTGCCGGTGGTGCTGCTGCTCAGCTTTCCCTGGGGCCTGCTGGCCATCCCCAACCGGGCGCGCTGGCGTCAGCTCGCTGGCCAGGCGCGGCGGCGGCATCCCTCCGAGCGCAGCGCCGACCTGCAGCTGTTCGCCCTGGTGTGGCTGGTGCTCACCGTGCTGCTGCTCAGTGTGGCCAGCACCAAGCTGCCCCACTACATCCTCTCCTGTCTGCCGCCGCTGGCCATCCTGGCGGCGTTCAATCTGGTGCCGGAGCCTCCGACGGGAACGGCGCGTCAGGAGTCCTACAGCCGCAGTTCCCGCTTCTACGGCCTTCTGGGGGCAGGCACGGCTGGGGTGCTGGCGGCCGGTGGGCTGGTGTTCGCACCGGTGGCGGCCAGGCTGATCAAGCCCGACCGGGTCTTCCCCGACTACACGGCGGCCCTGGTGGCGCATCTGGAGGGTGCGCCCCTGCGGGGGCTGCTGGTGCTGATGGCCGCGGCGGTGGTGGGCGTGCTGATCTGGATTCCGCAGCGCCGCACCGCCCTGGTGACGGCCTGGACGCTGGTGGCGGTGCTCAACTTCAGCACGCTGGTGCCCGGGGTGGCGTCGGTGTACCGGCAGCACCGCCAGGCGGCGATCCTGGAGCTCGCCGATGCGGTGGCCCAGCACACCACCCCGGGGGTGCCGATCGTGATCCTGGGCAAGAGCTACCACTCGGTGGCCCTGCGCAGTGGCCACCCGATCCTGCGGCTGGATGGCTGGCCGGAGGTGGTGGCGTTGCAGCGCTCCACCCACGGCCACGCCTTCGACCGGGGGCTGGTGGTGGTCGCACCGCGGCATCGGATGCTCACGGAGCCCCAGGTGAGGGAGGCCGGCCTGCGGGTGGCTGGGGTGGATCAGCGCCAGAACCTGCTGGCGGTGCGGCTGCGCAGTGCCGGCCCGGCCCGCTCCTAG
- a CDS encoding ferritin, with protein sequence MTLSTSFTTPALATGPAGRAMAQPMDPSLLEALQEHLSLERRASAAYFAMALWCAERELRGFAHYLKSESAAEQGHAAQVADYLIARGQSVTLQEIPAPRQHWDSLEEIFTAVFQMEADVTASLQQLYGMAERGSDVRTTVFLDPMVDKQIAAENEAAHLLGRLRFAQNQPAAVLIIDGELSADQHGPATLA encoded by the coding sequence ATGACCCTCTCCACCAGCTTCACCACACCGGCGCTGGCCACCGGCCCCGCGGGACGGGCCATGGCCCAGCCCATGGACCCCTCCCTGCTGGAGGCCCTGCAGGAGCACCTCAGCCTGGAGCGCAGAGCCAGTGCGGCCTACTTCGCCATGGCCCTCTGGTGCGCGGAGCGGGAGCTGCGCGGTTTCGCGCACTACCTCAAGAGCGAGTCCGCCGCGGAGCAGGGCCATGCCGCCCAGGTGGCCGACTACCTGATTGCCCGCGGCCAGAGCGTGACCCTGCAGGAGATTCCGGCTCCGCGGCAGCACTGGGACTCCCTCGAGGAGATCTTCACTGCGGTGTTCCAGATGGAGGCCGATGTCACCGCGTCCCTGCAGCAGCTCTACGGCATGGCCGAGCGGGGCAGCGATGTGCGCACCACCGTGTTTCTCGATCCGATGGTGGACAAGCAGATCGCCGCGGAGAACGAGGCTGCCCATCTGCTGGGCCGGCTTCGCTTCGCCCAGAACCAGCCCGCCGCCGTTCTGATCATCGACGGCGAACTCAGCGCGGACCAGCACGGGCCGGCCACCCTGGCCTGA